In the genome of Paenibacillus pabuli, one region contains:
- a CDS encoding TetR/AcrR family transcriptional regulator — MAPIDRRQQVIQAATQSFAMFGYKATTMDQVAKIANVGKGTIYTFFTNKEQLFDQILVEVIQEMKNIAHREVHQESAFFDNLFRVLDSLLEFRRDHDLLVKLSQELKDFGTLQAKEGLEKVEKVISDFLARELEKARDNDEIRDCDPQVVAFMMIRLYIALTSDWSKQHEPLSKEEIKNYFRLFLMEGIAAAT; from the coding sequence ATGGCTCCGATTGACAGGAGACAGCAGGTCATTCAAGCAGCCACGCAGTCTTTTGCCATGTTTGGATACAAGGCAACCACGATGGATCAGGTAGCGAAGATTGCGAATGTTGGCAAGGGAACGATTTACACGTTCTTTACGAATAAGGAACAATTGTTTGATCAGATTTTGGTGGAAGTCATCCAGGAAATGAAAAACATTGCTCATCGTGAAGTTCATCAGGAAAGTGCTTTTTTTGATAATCTGTTTCGTGTGCTTGATTCATTGCTGGAGTTTCGCCGTGATCACGATTTGCTGGTTAAATTGTCCCAGGAGCTTAAGGATTTTGGAACACTTCAAGCCAAGGAAGGTTTGGAGAAAGTGGAGAAAGTCATCTCCGATTTTCTGGCCCGTGAGCTTGAGAAGGCAAGAGACAACGATGAGATTCGTGATTGTGATCCACAGGTAGTCGCCTTTATGATGATTCGTTTGTACATTGCCCTCACCTCAGATTGGAGCAAGCAGCACGAGCCGCTGAGCAAAGAGGAAATCAAGAATTACTTTCGCCTTTTCTTAATGGAAGGAATTGCTGCTGCAACGTAA
- a CDS encoding YhgE/Pip family protein, with protein MKSLSVFFKDVGSAVRNPKVLIPVIAILFIPILYSGIYLAAYWDPYGHVDEMPVAVVNLDKGAELEGKTLHVGSDLVDELKKNADFKWDFVSANEAKEGMANDKYYMQITIPENFSSQATTLLDDKPEPADLIYEPNGNYSFVGAQIGKTAIKDLKAKVSAKVTESYAETLLDKFSEVSDGLAEAGDGAGELNTGAGKLDDGAVKLKDNLEKLASGTLELQDGLSPLSDGVNALHTGATKLESGTSNLVSGLQQLKAAATSQLQSGADQLKDGSAKLETGLKSSVDGAGKLQAGLQSSEQGSAKLSEGLQSAVQGSGTLATGLQSAVDGSSKVADGAQGVADGLKQLAASNPELAASEDVQKLLAASAAVAEGSKQLHESEQKLAQGADQLHQGNQQLAAGASELHGGQTQLLTGANQLVDGQKQLLAGAGQLSQGGAKLSDGLKQFSGKLGEAASGGTLLADGAKQLGSGTTALQTGVGKLSGGVSSLTDGSKQLGDGAGKLADGLSELKDGSNELATKLNDAAQKTSEVKKSDDVVNMFAEPVNTSENTTENVSNYGTGLTPFFLSIGLFVGSLISTIVLKMRETSVPGATGWNRFVSRTLVFGFVSIIQSVIVASFMLYGLGLETHSVPLFYLFTIFTGLTFMFIVQALVTWLDLPGRYVVILLLVFQLAASAGTFPVELIPSWLQAFSPWLPMTHSIMGFKAVVSSGNFDVMWHQVGILAIYAGVSVVLTLAFFLWNGKRRKKEVEAAESGQVVTA; from the coding sequence ATGAAATCTTTATCCGTGTTTTTCAAGGATGTGGGATCGGCCGTGAGAAACCCGAAGGTGTTGATCCCCGTTATTGCCATTTTGTTTATTCCGATTCTGTATAGTGGTATCTATCTTGCTGCCTATTGGGACCCATATGGTCATGTCGATGAGATGCCGGTTGCGGTTGTTAACCTTGATAAAGGTGCAGAGCTGGAAGGCAAAACATTGCATGTCGGTAGTGACCTTGTCGATGAACTGAAGAAAAATGCAGATTTTAAATGGGATTTTGTCAGTGCAAACGAAGCCAAAGAAGGCATGGCAAACGACAAATATTATATGCAAATTACGATTCCAGAAAACTTTTCATCCCAAGCAACCACGTTGCTTGATGACAAACCAGAGCCGGCTGATCTGATCTACGAACCAAATGGCAATTATAGCTTCGTGGGTGCGCAGATTGGCAAGACGGCCATCAAGGATTTGAAAGCCAAGGTTTCGGCCAAAGTAACGGAATCCTATGCGGAAACACTGCTAGACAAATTTTCGGAAGTGTCGGACGGATTGGCAGAAGCCGGCGACGGTGCAGGAGAGTTGAATACCGGCGCAGGCAAGCTGGATGATGGGGCTGTGAAGCTCAAGGATAATTTGGAGAAGTTGGCATCCGGAACTTTGGAGCTTCAAGACGGTTTGTCTCCACTAAGTGATGGTGTCAATGCACTGCACACGGGTGCAACCAAGCTGGAAAGCGGAACATCCAATCTGGTATCCGGTTTGCAGCAGCTTAAAGCGGCTGCAACAAGCCAGCTTCAGAGCGGTGCAGACCAGTTGAAGGATGGCAGTGCCAAGCTGGAAACTGGTCTGAAGTCTTCCGTGGATGGAGCAGGCAAGCTGCAAGCGGGTCTGCAATCGTCAGAGCAAGGCAGTGCGAAGCTGTCTGAGGGTCTGCAAAGTGCAGTGCAAGGCAGTGGCACATTGGCCACTGGCCTGCAATCGGCAGTAGACGGCAGCAGCAAGGTTGCTGACGGTGCTCAGGGCGTCGCTGACGGGTTGAAACAGCTTGCAGCATCCAACCCGGAACTGGCAGCGAGTGAAGACGTACAGAAGCTGCTGGCAGCCAGCGCAGCAGTTGCTGAAGGCAGTAAACAACTGCACGAGAGCGAACAAAAGCTCGCGCAGGGTGCAGATCAGCTGCACCAGGGCAATCAGCAGCTGGCGGCAGGTGCCTCCGAGCTGCATGGAGGACAAACGCAGCTTCTGACGGGTGCGAACCAGTTGGTGGATGGTCAGAAACAATTGCTGGCGGGCGCTGGACAGCTTAGCCAAGGCGGAGCGAAGCTCTCCGATGGCCTGAAGCAATTCAGCGGCAAGTTAGGCGAAGCTGCGAGTGGCGGTACATTGCTCGCAGACGGAGCCAAGCAACTGGGCTCAGGAACAACAGCCCTGCAGACGGGTGTGGGTAAACTGAGCGGGGGCGTAAGTTCACTTACGGACGGCTCCAAACAACTTGGTGACGGAGCGGGCAAGCTGGCAGACGGTTTATCTGAACTGAAAGACGGTTCAAACGAACTGGCTACCAAGCTGAATGATGCGGCTCAGAAAACATCAGAAGTCAAAAAGTCAGACGATGTGGTGAATATGTTCGCTGAACCTGTGAATACGTCCGAGAACACAACAGAGAACGTAAGTAATTACGGTACAGGGTTGACGCCGTTCTTCCTGTCCATCGGTTTGTTTGTTGGATCGCTGATTTCAACGATTGTGTTGAAAATGCGGGAAACTTCCGTACCTGGCGCAACGGGTTGGAATCGTTTTGTCAGCCGTACACTCGTATTCGGCTTTGTGAGCATCATTCAATCCGTAATTGTGGCAAGCTTCATGCTGTACGGTCTTGGACTGGAGACACACAGCGTACCGCTGTTCTATCTGTTCACGATCTTTACGGGACTGACCTTTATGTTTATTGTTCAGGCTCTTGTAACTTGGCTGGACTTGCCAGGTCGTTACGTTGTCATCCTGTTGTTGGTCTTCCAGCTTGCAGCAAGTGCGGGAACCTTCCCGGTAGAGCTGATTCCGTCATGGCTTCAGGCATTTAGCCCTTGGTTGCCAATGACGCACAGCATCATGGGCTTCAAAGCAGTTGTATCCAGTGGCAATTTCGATGTGATGTGGCATCAGGTCGGCATTCTGGCAATCTATGCAGGTGTGTCCGTGGTGCTGACCTTGGCTTTCTTCCTTTGGAACGGCAAACGTCGCAAAAAAGAAGTCGAAGCGGCCGAATCCGGCCAAGTGGTGACGGCATAA